The sequence CTGACCTAGGATTGGTGGATAACAAACTCAATGGCTCCCTTCCTTTAGAAATGAATAATTTTACGTTTCTGAAGGAGTTGTGGATGAGCAACAACAACTTTTCTGGCAGCATTCCACAAGACATGCATCGGCATAGTACTTAAAAGGTTTACAGCACACAACAATCAGTTTACAGGCCACATGCCTAGAAGCTTGAGGAACTGCACCATCTTAGTAAGATTGAGGCTAGAGAGGAACCAGCTAGTAGGAAACATAGCTCAAGAGTTTGGCATATACCGAAACTAAATTATGTCGATTTAAGCTACAACAGATTTTATGGAGAGCTTTCAGAAAATATGGAGCAGTGCCAAAGGTTACAAAGCTTATGGCTTAGCAACAACAAAATTTCTGGGAGGATACCTCGGTTTGAGGGATCAATTCAGCTCTATGTGCTTGACCTATCTTTAAATAATCTCACTGGGACAATCCCAAAGGAACTAGGGAAGTTGACATCCTTGTTCAACCTTAACCTAGATAATAACAAACTTTCGGGCAGTGTGCCTTCTGAGATTGGAATGCTAACCAACCTACAAAATCTTAACTTAGTTGCCAATCATTTCAGTGGACTAATTTCGGAAAAATTAGACGGGTGCAGAGAGTTGCTGAACTTGACTTGAGCAGAAACAAATTTAGTGAGAGCATTCCTATTCAGATAGGGAGCATAAACTCTCTTCAAGTTCTTGATCTAAGTCAAAATTCTCAGAAATTGAAATatactttattattatttgtttacaaGAGGGAAGTCCTCTCTTATAAAGGGCCAAAAACTAGTCCTAACAAGTGGACAAGCCAAATGATGATTACATGAGGAAAACACCGAAGAGGAAAATAAGGAGAAAAGGAAAGCAAAGCAAAGTAATGATGGCTAGCTATAAAGCAAAGTAATGATGTGCTATCTATAAAGTAAAGTAATGATGGCTAGCTGGAGGAATAATTACAAGTCTATTGTCTATACCAATAATGTCTAGCAGCTATTGTtgacactccccctcaagttggtgcgtaGATGTCATGAATGCCCAACTTGCTTAGTGAGTTGTGAAATACTGAACTTTTGACTGCTTTGGTAAGCATGTCTGCTAATTGATCTTTAGATTTAACGAATAGAACTTCAATAAGTCTTGcctcaattttttctttaataaaatgtcTATCCACCTCCACATGTTTGGTTTGATCATGTTGAACCGGATTGTGAGCAATGTCAATTGCAGCCTTGTTGTCACAATGTAGACGCATAGCATGCTTGGGCCTAAATCCCAAATCTCTCAGTAAATTCTTTACCCAAAGCAGTTCACATACTCCATGTGCCATGCTCCGATATTCTGCTTCAGCACTTGATCTAGCAACAACCTTTTGTTTCTTACTACACCAAGAGACTAGGTTTCCTCTAACAATAACAAAGTATCCTGATGTTGATCGTCTGTTAGTTACATCACCAGCCCAATCAGTATCAGTGTAGCCTTTAACGtctagatgatcatgttttgaaAACATTAATCCTTTCCCAGAAGTTGACTTTAAATACCTCAAGATACGGTTTACAGCATCCATGTGTGTTTCACTTGGTGCATGCATAAATTAGCTTACCATGCTGACTGCATATGCTATATTTGGTCTAGTATGTGCAAGATATATTAGCTTACCAATAATTCGTTGATTCTCTCTTTGTTAGTAAGTATCTGATCAGGATATTCACCAAGTTTGTGATTTAGCTCAATTGGGGTATCTGCTGGTTTGCATGCTAGCATCCCAGTTTCTGTCAAAATATCAAGAACATATTTCCGTTATGATAGAAATATTCCTTGTTGTGAGCGGGCCACCTCAATGCCCAAGAAATACTTTAAAGCAccgagatctttcatctcaaattcacttGCTAGATACTTTTGCAGTGCTGCCTTCTATTCTGGATCATTTCTTGTAACCaccatgtcatccacatatacaaTAAGAGCAGTGATTTTACCTTTCTTATGCTTTAAGAAAAGAGTATGATCTAAGTTGCTTTGCTTGTATCTGAAAAATTTCATTGATTTGGTAAATCTCCCAAACTAAGCTCTCGGTGATTGCTTTAAACCATACAACGACTTTTTTAGTTTACAAACGTTGTTGGTCTGATTGGGATCCAGCTTGCATCCTGGGGGAAGCTCCATATAAACTTCTTCTTCTAAATCTCCATGCAGGAAAGCATTTTTGACATCGAATTGTTACAAAGGCCACTCAAGGTTTGCTGCTAGGGATAAGAGTACACGAATAGTGCTTATCTTAGCTACACGGGCAAAAGTCTCTCCGTAGTCAATACCATATGTTTGCATGTAGCCTTTTGCCACTAATCTTGATTTGTATCTCTCAATAGTGCCATATGCATTGAATTTTACTGTGTATATCCACTTGCAACCAACTGATTTCTTCCCCTTAGGTAGGTTAGTTAACTCCTAAGTGGAATTTTTCTGGAGTGCCTCcatttcttcattcattgcACGAGTCCACCTAGGATCTTTCATAGCATCCTCTACACTACAAGGAATAGATACAGTGGATAATTGATTTACAAATGCCTCACATAATGTAGATAGCCTATGGAGGGACACACGATTAGCAATTGGGTATTTAAccttggctctaggatcaagatCGTATAACTGTTTAGGAATCCCTCGAGATTTTCGAGGGGGAAGTTGATAATTAGTGGACTCCATCTGACTTGACTCAGGTACGATCTCAATAGAATTAGATTGATCAGTTACCTGTTGATTGTGTTTAGAGGCTGATTGATCATGTGGTACTGTCGAAGAAGGCAATCCCAAGCCATCTGGACTTAACGTTGCTGGATGTACTTCTGCGTCTGATGTTGGAGTCGATGATTCTGTTTCTGCATGTATTGTCTGCTGACTTATCAACATTTATCTCAGTTTCCGAAATTTCTGCAACAATTTTAGTGTTGCTAATGTCTTGGGTATCTTCTTCAAACATAATATTCTCCTCCTGAAGGGGATACTCCATGTCTCCCTTTGAAAAATATGTTTCTCTTTTTTGAAACTGGACATCTGCAGTGGTGTATAGAGTTTGGGTAGGAGGATGAAAACATTTGTATCCCTTTTTTTTATCAGAATAACCCAAGAATACACACCGAAGGGCACATGGATCAAACTTCCCCCGTTGATGTGGATAAACCTGTACATAAGCCACACATCCAAAGACATGTGGTTCTAAGTTTGGGATAGATGGAATGGTGAAAAGGTGGTTAAGTGTTTGGAATGGTGTTTGATATTGGAGAGTACTGGATGGTGTTTGATTTATGAGATATGTTGCAGAACACAGTGCCTCCCCCCAAAACTTATGATACATGTTGGCACCATAGAAAGATGCACGAACCACTTCTAAGAGATGTTGATTCTTCCTCTATGCTACACCGTTTTGTTAAGGTGTATAAGCACATGTGGTTTGATGAACGATACCATGCTCTTGCAAATAGTTATGCAGAGCATGATTGACAAATTATCCTCCATTATCAGACCTGAGTGTCTGAATTTTCTTGTCAAACTGAGTTGCAACATATTGATGAAAAATATTGAACTTGGTAGGAACTTCACTTTTGTGCTACATTGGAAACACCCAGGTAATTCTAGTACagtcatctataaatgtcacaaACCATCTAAATCCAGAAGTGGTAAAAATTCTGGCAAGACCCCAAACGTCAGAATGAACGACCATGAATGGcaaagaaattttatttaatcttAATGGATAGGAAACACGATGACTTTTGGCCAAAATACAAATTTCACAATGGAAATCAGATTCTTTGAATTGGGGAAAAAGTTCAGGGAATAAAAGTTTAAGATAACCAAATGAGGGATATCCTAATCGCCTGTGCCATAACCAAATCTTTTTCATTCGGGTTGATTCGTCTCTGCTTACATGATGCACTTGACTCAATTTATTGCTGCATTCTTCCGTTAAGTCCAAATAATATAGTTTGCCCCTTCTAGTACCACAACCAATCACGGCCCTGGTGAGCAGATAATGGAAAGGACAATATAGTGGTCAAAAGGAAACAGAACAATTAAGGGAGTCAATAATTTGAGAAACAGATAAAAGATCATAATCTAGGGATGGTACAACTAGGACATGATCAAGATTGAGTGAGGAAGTTAGTGAAAGAGAGCCTTCTCCAGTAACCGGAGAGATTGAACCATTGGCATTGGTAATGAATGTCTGGTTGGCTGTTTTTAGTGAGTGAAGAATGTTAGCATCAGATGTCATGTGATTTGTGGCACCTGTATCAATAATCCAAGATCTATTACAAGTATTAGAGGATGTAGAATTAGATATACCCGAGGTGTTCAAGGCTTTTGGGACATGGTCAGATGAGCTAACATCTTGAGAAGACTCAGAGTTGGTGAATGATGCTCTGCTGGATTCCTTCTTTCGTCCTTTGTGAACCCATCCTTCTGGATAGCCAATAATCTCATAACAGCCTTGAATAGTATGATTTTTCAATCCGCATTTGGTGCACTGCATAGGTGGTCGATTACGAAATCGATCAGCTGTTAAGGAGTTTATGTTTTGAAGTCGATGTCCTTGTGGAGATTGAGAATTTGTGGTAAATAGCACAGTAGCTTCAGGCATAGTGGCACTTTCTAACATGGTTCCTTGTTGATTGCTTTCATGTTTGACATGTGAGTATGCTCCTTTAAGACCAAGTTTGGGCTCCATCCTTAAAATCTCACCACAAATTTGATCAAACTTGTTGTCTAATCCTGTAAGAAAAATATAGACTCGAAGTCGCTCAATTTCTTGCTGCCTTGATGAGATATCATCTGGGTCCTTCATGTTAGTAGGACTAAGTTGATAAAGTTCTTGAAAAATCTCGGTGAGATTGTTGTAATAGTTAGCAATAGGAGCTCCATTTTGCTTCATGGTAAATTACCTTTTATGAAGATCATAAATTTTGGCTTCATCAGAGCCATCTGAGTAAGTCTTTTTTATGGCATCCCATAACTGCATGGCTGTTTCGTAACGGATGAACCGCTTCATTTGATTGGGTGTCATAGCATCAAATAACCAACTTTTGACTTGGCAATTTTTAGCTCGCCACTTGTTATACAGTGGGTCTGTGATTGCAGGCTGCTTAGTATCACCGGAAAGATGCCCATGTTTTTCTCGACCAACAATTTTCATCTCTATGACTTGATGCCATAGAGAATAGTTGTTCTCATCAAGTTTAATTCCTGCAGAGAAATTGGAATTATCATTTTGAATGGTGACCACTTGTGTGGTGAAGTTTGATTCACTTAGTGTGAAGGACTGAATTGGTGGGTCTGATACTTCATCATCACTAGCCATTGTATAGGCTTAAGATCAGTgaagttaaaataaaaataaaactgatATGATGATTGAAATATGATATGGAGGGagcttttttctgtttttgaggTTCAAGAGTCAATCATGATcgactgctctgataccatctcagaaattgaaatatactttattattatttgtttacaaGAGGAAAGTCCTCTCTTATAGAGGGCCAAAAATTGGTCCTAACAAGTGGACAAGCCAAATGATGATTACATGAGGAAAACACCGAAGAGGAAAATaaggagaaaacaaaagcaaagcaaagtaaTGACGGCTGGTATAACGTAAGGTAATGATGGCTAGCTAGAGGAATAATTACAAGTCTATTGTCTATACCAATAATGTCTAGCAGCTATTGTTGACAAAAATTCACTGATGAGTGAAATCCCACCACAGCTTGGAAATTTGATGAAACTGGAAGTGCTGAATCTCTCCCACAACGAGCTCTTTGGTTCAATCCCAACTACATTCGATAACATGTTGAGCTTGACAGATGTTATCATATCATACAATCATTTGAAGGGTCTTCTTCCCAACAAAAAAGAGTTCCATTGGTTTGAATGTTTGCCCATAtgaaaaaagaaaggagaaaaagagcagcAAATTGGTTATGTTCATTGTACTCCTTGTTTTAGGCATCATGTTTTTTGCATTTTTGTAACTGGGATTCTTTACGTGGTCTGCTATCTGCGAAAAGCACGATTAAATGAAGACCCTTTTACGGTTTGGAGCAATGATGGAAGACTTGAGTATGAGGACATCATTGAAGCCACATAGGAATTCAACTCCAAATATTGTGTGGGGGTAGGAGGCAATGCAAGTGTTTACAAAGTTGAGCTCCCAACATGCCGGATTCTTGCGGTGAAGAAACTTCACATGCTGCAGGACAGGGGAGTGGCAAATCTCAAGGCTTTCGAGAGTGAGGTTCGTGCTCTTACAGAAATCCGTCACagaaatattttaaagctttatgGTTTCTGTTGGCATCCGCAGCACACTCTTTTGTTTTACGATTTTGTAGAAGGAGGAAGCTTGGAAAACATACTGACTAACGAAAACCATGCAGTTAAGTTTGGATGGATTAAGAGGGTGAATGTTGTCAAGGATGTTGCTAATGCATTATCTTATATGCATCATGATTGTTCACTTCCGATAGTACATCGAGACATTTCGAGTAAGAACATTTTGCTGGATTTGGAATATAGAGTTTGTCTCCGATTTTGGTACTGCTAAGCTCTTGAAGCTTGACACTTCGAATTGGACTTCGTTTGCAGGCACATTTGGATATAGTGCTCCAGGTACTAATTTCTCCTTGAATTCTTCCAGTTAACATGattacttctttcttgcttttacTCATCACGATTTGGTCTTTGTTTTGTAGAGTTACCATACACAATGGAAATAAACAAGAAATGCGATGTTTATAACTTTGGAGTGGTAGCACTAGAAGTGATCATGGGAAAGCACCCCAACCTATACAACTGAACAACATCATAGACAAGAAACTCTCGCCTCCTGGAAATCATGTTGTAAAAAAAGTGATCACCGTTGCAAACCTTGCATTTGCATGCTTGCAGACGAATCCACAATCTCGACCAACCATGCAACAAATTTCCCGTGAGTGGTTATTTTGAAAGACCTTTTTGCCAAAGATGTTTGCAAAACCCTAATTGTTGGATTTattccaatataaatcaaccttaaGTGGTCTACAatataataggaatgtaatattggagaataataTTGAGATTGTAATTTAATTCCCTTTGAATCAATCTTATATTTCGGGTTTTGGAATACAATTAAGATTGATTGAGTCTTTGACAACAATATGAGGAGTGTCATCACAGCCACTAATTATATGATTAATACCTATTAAGTTTGATGTTGGATTATATAATATTTTCGtgaactgcttttttttttttaatcttaaatgacCAAGGTGTCATTGCATATGCTTGGCATactaattaaaatataatctGTCCCCCCTCAATATTTGGTACTCACTTACCAACAACGTTGCTTAGGATATTGTTTCTCCCACGATTGATTGCTATTATTATTGGGCAAAtccctgctctgataccaattgacgCAGCATAAACGTAGAAGGGATATGAATGTAAACCCTCGAAGAACAAGTTTTTTGGAATTCATCAGTTTGAGAGAAAACCCAAAGGTTATTTTGTTTAATTCTCAATTGATGATCACAACGGATAGCAGCCACGACTTAAATAAGCCGTTTACAACACATTTGGACAACTCAAAAGGTTTAGGAATTAAAACGAAAGTAATTGACATTAATTGGACGGAAATCGAAATGTCTAATTTTTGAAAGCCTAAACAACATCGGAAGGCTAAAATTTATCAAAGATCATAGCAAGACAATATGTTTGAACAGGACGTCACTCTTTTCAAGAAGGTATTATGCGCCCAAAACGGAGCTCGAACACGAAATTTGTAAATTACCGTTGCGTCCTTTTGTCTTATCAATTTTAAAGTGCTTTTATTCTTTAATTTTCCTCATAAAAATTCACTCCAATCTTATCCTAAATCAGAACACTTTCTCTAGCCTTACTCACAAACACACAAATTCTTCCCACATTTTAGTAATTTGACTCCGCCCGTAACAACATGACTTCTTATTTGATGACCTTACGAGTTCAACCACATTGATGCTCCTGTTAAAGATTCACTTATAGAACTTGTCTCTAAAAACCGACATGTACAATCTCCAGTTATGCTGTAACATATTGCTGCCGGGTTTGAATGTTTTTTGGTCTACTGATGTCAAAAATGAGAGCCCTTCCTCATGCTCGCGTGCATGTTGAATGTGCAAAAAATAAACTTCCAAGCAATTTCTGTGGTGTTGATGATAAAATCAACTTTGAAATCTTTTCACACTCATCGAGAAGTAGCTTGGATGGTGCAAGTAATGCTAAATTTTAAGATTAGAATTAGTCAGATAGTTCGAATTTGGCACGTAATTTAACATAAAGTCAAACGAAAAAATCCATTTGTAGACGGCTAAAATTTGAACCTAATCTTTGCCTCTATAGGATGAGGCTGCTGCAGCTCTCTACTTTTTTCAAAGCCAACACAGATATTTTAAGCCACCGGTGGATTCGAATTTGGTCTACATCAGGTCTTCCAATGAGAATATGATGTCTGTGTCCATGCTTTTCTCAGCATTCACAGGACCACCAATACTATACTGGAAAGTTGAACATAAATTTGTTTTCTTGCGcgtacataataaaataatcaatcATGGACATGGACGTCCAAGGAATCGTTGTCTACAGTATACAGTGGCGCCATATATAATAAACAATAGTGAAAAGTGAAAATCAAATATACGATCTCGGATGcaagaaaaaatatttataaccGTTTAAATTACAAgtcatttacttttttttttttttgctacttagaagttagaaaaaaaatgaaatacgGGTTTTCCTTTTGTTTCTGATGCAATTGTCATTGAGAAAGGAGTAATTAAATTTGGGATTTCAAGTATGAGACAAATGTTTTTCATCAACTGAGCTATGTACGTATGTATTTGGCTTGGTATGTTATAATAAGTTCATGACTAGCAGACATGTAATTCAATCATATCACTACCTACATGTTggcatatataaaaaaatatatttaataaacTCATGGTGCGTGTACAAGCTCATATATTAGAGCACCTGACTCTTCCTCAATGCCAAACCAGCTAATTAATTAGGCAGATGGTCTTCTTGAGCCATCTCCTTGTTTCCAGAAATAAAGACTTCCTCACAACCGAAAATCATGGCATTCCAAGAAGAAAAAGCACTTTCCACCAGAGCTGTTTCTTCACAGCATTCTTTTCAACTCATTCCAGTTATACTCCTCCTTATGCTGGCTTCTTCAGATTCAGTAGCAAAAGCAGAAGTTGTTGGCCAAGAAGCAGAAGCTCTTCTGAAATGGAAAGCTAGCCTTGACAACAATACAAGCAGCCTCTCTCTTTTGTCTTCCTGGATTGGAAACAGCAATTGCAATTGGGATGGCATTTCTTGCAACAGTTTCGGAAGCATAACACAAATAAACCTCACTTTTTTTGGCTTAAGAGGTACACTTCATGCTTTTAATTTCTCAGCATTCCCATGTCTCATGAGCCTAAATTTAAGCCACAACGCGATTTTCGGAACCATCCCATCGGAGATAGAGTTTCTGAAAAGCCTTCAAATCCTTGATCTTTCTGGAAACAACATCAATGGGTCCATTCCAAATGAAGTTGGAATGTTAGGCAACTTAACCATTCTGTCCCTTAAAGACAACAATCTCTCTGGAAATCTCCCTACAGAAATATGCATGCTGAATTCACTTAGTGCGATCAATGTCGCAGATAACAATCTCATGGGGTCGATTCCAGAAGCAATCGGAAACCTGATTAGCCTCAAGGAGTTGTATCTGATGGGAAATCAATTAATTGGAAATATCCCACCTGAAGTAGGAAAGCTCAAATTTCTTACTCATTTGGGATTGGTTGGTAACAAACTCAATGGCTCTCTTCCTTCAGAACTGaataattttacatttttaaagTGGTTGGCGTTGAGTAACAACAACTTTTCTGGCAGCATTCCCCACGATATATGCATCAGCGGAGCACTCGAATTGTTTACAGCACACAACAATCAGTTGACAGCCCCCATGCCTAGAAGCTTGAGGAACTGCACCAGCTTAGTTAGACTGAGGCTTGAGAGGAACCAGCTGACAGCAAACATAGCTCAAGAGTTTGGCATTTATCCGAAATTAACTTATGCCGATTTGAGTTACAACAGATTCTATGGAGAGCTTTCAGAAAACTGGGAGCAGTGCCAAAGTTTACAAAGCTTGAGGCTCAGCAACAACATAATTTCCGGGGGGATACCTCGGCTTGAGGGATCAGTTCAGCTCAATGTGCTCGACCTATCTTCAAATAATCTCACTGGTACAATCCCAAAGGAACTAGGGAAGTTGACAAGCTTGTTCGACCTTAACCTAGGTGATAACAAACTTTCAGGCAGCGTGCCCTCAGAGATTGGAATGCTAACCAATCTACAACATCTTAAATTAGCAGCCAATGATTTTAGTGGACTAATTCCGGAGAAATTAGGTGGGTGCACAGAGTTGTTGAACTTGAACTTGAGCAAAAACAGATTTAGTGAGAGCATTCCTCTTCAGATGAGGAGCATAAACACTCTTCAAGTTCTTGATCTCAGCCAAAATTCACTGATGAGTGATATCCCACCACAGCTTGGGAATTTGATGAAGTTGGAAGTCTTGAATCTCTCCCACAATGAGCTCTCTGGTTCGATCCCATCTACATTTGATAACATGTTGAGCTTGACAGTTGTTGACATATCTTACAATCATTTGGAGGGTCCTCTtcccaacaacaaagcattccACGAGGCTTCGTTTCTAGCTTTTGCGAATAACACAGGCTTGTGTGGCAATGCTACCGGTTTGAATGTTTGCCCGTCCGAAACAAAAGGGGAGAAAAAGAGCAGCAAATCGGTTATCTTCATTGTACTCCTTGTTTTAAGCATCCTGTTTTTTGCATTTGGGGTAACTGGGGTTCTTTGTGTGGTCTGCTGTCGGCGGGAAAGGCAATTAAATGAAGACCAGTTTGCGGTTTGGAGCTATGATGGAAGACTTGAGTACGAAGACATCATTGAAGCCACAGAGGAATTCGACTCCAAATATTGTGTGGGGGTGGGAGGCAATGCAACTGTTTTTAAAGCTGAGCTGCCAACAGGCCGGATTGTTGCGGTGAAGAAACTTCACATGCTGCAGGATAGTGAAGTGGCAAACCTCAAGGCTTTCGAGAGTGAGGTTCGTACTCTTTCAGAGATTCGTCACAGAAACATTTTGAAGCTTTATGGTTTCTGTTCGCATCCACAGCACCCTCTTTTGTTGTACGATTACATAGAAGGAGGAAGCCTGGAAAACATACTGACCGACGAAAACCATGCGGTTAAGTTTGGATGGATCGAGAGGGTGAATGTTGTCAAGGATGTTGCTAATGCATTGTCTTATATGCATCATGATTGTTCACCTCCGATAGTACATCGAGACATTTCGAGTAAGAACATCTTGCTGGATTTGGAATATGGAGCTTATGTCTCCGATTTTGGTACAGCTAAGCTCTTGAATCTTGAGACTTCAAATTGGACTTCGTTTGCAGGCACATTTGGATACAGTGCTCCAGGTATTCATCTTCTGAATTCTTCCATTTAACATAAGTACTTATTTCCTGCTTTTACTCATCATGACTTGTTCTTTGTTCTGCAGAGTTAGCATACACCATGGAAACGAACGAGAAATGCGATCTTTATAGCTTTGGAGTGGTTGCACTAGAAGTGATCATGGGAAAGCATCCCGGAGACCTCCTCTCCTATTTTTTGTCATTGTCATTAACATCAACACCCGAACCTATAAAACTGAACGACATCTTAGACAAGAGGCTCCCGCCTCCTGGAAATCATGTTGTTGAAAAAGTGATCACCGTTGCAAACCTTGCATTTGCGTGCTTGCGAACGAATCCCCAATCTCGACCAACCATGCAACAAATTACCCGCGAGTTGTTATTTTGAAGGACCATTTTTGCCTTTTAAAGGCAAAACCCAATTACATAAGCTATGACGAAACCTGGACCGGAAGACCTGAGCCATTCaagggagagaaagaaatgTGGGCGGTTGAAGTTTTTGGATTTCCATGAATTGAGCCAATGGAATATGAAGAGAGTAATACAGTTCCAGCAAATCAAGCAGATAAATCTGTCATTAGAACGTGATCTCGTGCTTTTCACGATTCACTCGTTTCCTTTATTTACTGTTTTATTGTATTTACTTGCCTTCTATGACTTTACGTAgttagttgtatatatgtataatctATGAGAATACAACAATCATGGAGTCAATTAATCCAAATACACATAGCCTCTCCTATTCTCTGCGCTACTTTTCCTTCCTCTGCcattctcaaattctaactcGTATCAGCCTTAACCCTCGCTAACACTCATCAAACTCGATCCCCTATGGCCTCGATCACAGCTGCCTCTAACACCTCCGCTATTGGCGatctttcttctgattcttcttcttccaccatGACCGCCATCACCTTGTCCCTTCCCTCCCACCATCTTCATCTCTCACATGATCAATACTCCCTTGGATAGCCAAAACTACCTCTGTGGTGCTCTCAGTTTCAAGATATCCTTGACATTCAAGACCCTTGTCCTCACCATTTGTGATCAAATCCGCACCTTGAAACACGATTCAGAGAAACCTATCACTGAGTACTCCTACACGGCAAAAGCCTCTTTGACTCCCTTGCATCCACTTGTGCTGCCCTAAATGAGGCTGAACTCATTGAGTATATTCTTGCATGTCTCGGGCAAGAATATAAGGCATTTAAAACTTTTCTCCATCTTCGTACTTCTATTTCATTTGATGACTTTTATGACTTACTGATTCAGGAGGAGCACCTTATCAAGACAATATCTTCTCTTTCTCTGTCCTCTGGCATTGCTCTTGTTGCTGATCGTGCTTCCCCTGGCCATGCCAGCGACAACAACACCTCTACCGTTTCTCCTCGCACCAACGGTTATCCAGGCAACAGTAGAGGTCGTGGTCGTTCTGGTCATGGCGGTTGCTGCTCCCACAATACTTGGAACCGTCACACTAATTGGCATCCCCGCGGTCCATTGACTGAAAACCGTCTCCCTACTCCGACACCGCCGCCCACTCCACCTCAATACCAGTTTGATGTCCTCTGCCAACTATGTGGTAAACCTCATCACGGAATCTAAGAATGTTCGAAACGAGGAAATTTACATATTTCACCACTACCATGTAAGAACAAGTTTATGACTTCTTATCCGAGGAACACGATTTCATCCAATTGAATCACAACTTATATAAGCCTTTCATTAAACACACTCAAGAACAAAATCCTTAAAAACATACCTGCATTATTCGATGCTGATGATGAAGCCATTGTAGCTTCTGTGCTCAAAACCTTCTCTTTTGTGATAATAACAGCTCTTCTAATCAATAGGTCTTGGAACAAAATAAGCCAGTAATCGCAAGAGCAGTGGTttaagctatatatatatagtactcCTCCGTCTATTCCCTATCAGAATTAGACTAGGATTTAAACTATACAAACCATAAAGAATTATCAAACCTTATAGAGTTCCAACACTAAGCTCTTTTCCCAAACCAAATGAACTACTCGCAATACTGTTATCctaaaacattgaggacaaccAAATAGCTTTAATCAAGACT is a genomic window of Malus domestica chromosome 09, GDT2T_hap1 containing:
- the LOC103443203 gene encoding MDIS1-interacting receptor like kinase 2-like isoform X1; protein product: MAFQEEKALSTRAVSSQHSFQLIPVILLLMLASSDSVAKAEVVGQEAEALLKWKASLDNNTSSLSLLSSWIGNSNCNWDGISCNSFGSITQINLTFFGLRGTLHAFNFSAFPCLMSLNLSHNAIFGTIPSEIEFLKSLQILDLSGNNINGSIPNEVGMLGNLTILSLKDNNLSGNLPTEICMLNSLSAINVADNNLMGSIPEAIGNLISLKELYLMGNQLIGNIPPEVGKLKFLTHLGLVGNKLNGSLPSELNNFTFLKWLALSNNNFSGSIPHDICISGALELFTAHNNQLTAPMPRSLRNCTSLVRLRLERNQLTANIAQEFGIYPKLTYADLSYNRFYGELSENWEQCQSLQSLRLSNNIISGGIPRLEGSVQLNVLDLSSNNLTGTIPKELGKLTSLFDLNLGDNKLSGSVPSEIGMLTNLQHLKLAANDFSGLIPEKLGGCTELLNLNLSKNRFSESIPLQMRSINTLQVLDLSQNSLMSDIPPQLGNLMKLEVLNLSHNELSGSIPSTFDNMLSLTVVDISYNHLEGPLPNNKAFHEASFLAFANNTGLCGNATGLNVCPSETKGEKKSSKSVIFIVLLVLSILFFAFGVTGVLCVVCCRRERQLNEDQFAVWSYDGRLEYEDIIEATEEFDSKYCVGVGGNATVFKAELPTGRIVAVKKLHMLQDSEVANLKAFESEVRTLSEIRHRNILKLYGFCSHPQHPLLLYDYIEGGSLENILTDENHAVKFGWIERVNVVKDVANALSYMHHDCSPPIVHRDISSKNILLDLEYGAYVSDFGTAKLLNLETSNWTSFAGTFGYSAPELAYTMETNEKCDLYSFGVVALEVIMGKHPGDLLSYFLSLSLTSTPEPIKLNDILDKRLPPPGNHVVEKVITVANLAFACLRTNPQSRPTMQQITRELLF
- the LOC103443203 gene encoding MDIS1-interacting receptor like kinase 2-like isoform X2, which produces MAFQEEKALSTRAVSSQHSFQLIPVILLLMLASSDSVAKAEVVGQEAEALLKWKASLDNNTSSLSLLSSWIGNSNCNWDGISCNSFGSITQINLTFFGLRDNNLMGSIPEAIGNLISLKELYLMGNQLIGNIPPEVGKLKFLTHLGLVGNKLNGSLPSELNNFTFLKWLALSNNNFSGSIPHDICISGALELFTAHNNQLTAPMPRSLRNCTSLVRLRLERNQLTANIAQEFGIYPKLTYADLSYNRFYGELSENWEQCQSLQSLRLSNNIISGGIPRLEGSVQLNVLDLSSNNLTGTIPKELGKLTSLFDLNLGDNKLSGSVPSEIGMLTNLQHLKLAANDFSGLIPEKLGGCTELLNLNLSKNRFSESIPLQMRSINTLQVLDLSQNSLMSDIPPQLGNLMKLEVLNLSHNELSGSIPSTFDNMLSLTVVDISYNHLEGPLPNNKAFHEASFLAFANNTGLCGNATGLNVCPSETKGEKKSSKSVIFIVLLVLSILFFAFGVTGVLCVVCCRRERQLNEDQFAVWSYDGRLEYEDIIEATEEFDSKYCVGVGGNATVFKAELPTGRIVAVKKLHMLQDSEVANLKAFESEVRTLSEIRHRNILKLYGFCSHPQHPLLLYDYIEGGSLENILTDENHAVKFGWIERVNVVKDVANALSYMHHDCSPPIVHRDISSKNILLDLEYGAYVSDFGTAKLLNLETSNWTSFAGTFGYSAPELAYTMETNEKCDLYSFGVVALEVIMGKHPGDLLSYFLSLSLTSTPEPIKLNDILDKRLPPPGNHVVEKVITVANLAFACLRTNPQSRPTMQQITRELLF